GCTTTATCGAAAAGCACCAAGACCAGCCCTTTGCCCTGTGGGTCTCCTTTCCCGATCCACACGAGCCCTGGCTGTGTCCGGCCGAGTACGCAGCCCTGTTTCCGCCCGAAAATATTGACCTCTCCCCCTGGCGCGATGGGGAATTTGACGAAGAGCGAGCGCCCGAGCGCAACCGCGTGCTCTACCAGATGCTGGGGATGCACCGCGATCCAATTGAAGACGTTTACGGCGTTATGGCCTCGTATTTTGGCATGGTGCGCTTTATCGACGACGCACTCGGCCAAATACTCGACAAACTCGAGGCACTGGGGCTGCGAGAGCAGACAATTGTCGTCTTTTGTTCGGACCACGGCGACTTTATGGGAGAACACGCCATGCAGTGCAAGGGCGGGGTCTTCTACGACAGCCTGACGCGGGTACCGCTGATCGTCTCCTGGCCCGGACAGGTCACCGCCGGCGTGCGAGATCAAAGCATGGCCAATCTGATCGACGTGGTGCCGACGTTGTTACAATTGCAAGGGCTGGCGCAGCCGCATGCCATGCACGGAATACCACTGCCCACTGTGACCGCAGCCGCGCCCCGGGACGCGACTTTTTCCGAATACGGAAGTGGGGGACCGCTCTTCACCATGTCCGACCTGGAAAAGCTACCCCAACCCTGGGGCCGCAAGACCCTGCTCGACACCTTGCAGTGGCGCGAGGCAGCCGGTCGGTGCAAAATGGTCCGCACCCGCGAGTGGAAGTACGTCCACGACCCCATGGGAGACCGCGACGAACTCTACGACCTCGTCGCCGATCCCGGCGAACTGGTCAATGTAATCGACGAAGAGCAACATCGCGATGCCCTCGCCGCTATGCGGCTGCGACTCGCCGACTGGAGCATCAACACCGAAGATGCCCGACCAGTGCCGCTACCAGACCCAAGACACTACGAGTTGGCCTGAGAAGTTGTCCGCTTCAACCGCACGGCAAAAACACCGTCATTACCCGTTTGATGGGGCAGCAATTGCAAATAGGGATGGGTGATTTGAAAGCCCGGATGATCGCTTAAAAAGCCCTCGACAACGCGCTCATTTTCCTCCGGTTCAAGCGTACAAGTGCTGTAAACCAGAACGCCGCCCGGGCGCACGTAATCGGCAGCGCTATCGAGAAGCGTACGCTGCAAACGTGTAAGACCGTGAATATCGAATTTTCGCCAGCGCAGGTCGGGATGGTGATTCAGAATACCCAGCGAGGAACAGGGCACATCGACCAGAACCCGATCAAACAAGCGATTCACAGCCAGATAACGCGCATCGACAGCGAGTGGGCAAATACATGTAACCCCGAGCCGGTGCGTGTTTTTTTTTAGCATTTCGAGACGGCGCGGATAGAGATCTATAGCGAGAATAAAACCCCGATCTTTCATACGCTCGGCCATAGCAATAGCTTTGCCACCGGGCGCACTACACAGATCCAGAATAGCCTCGCCGGGTTGGGGATCAAGCAGGGGAACAACCATCGCAGCCCCCGTGCCTTGAACACTAAAGAGACCATCGAAATAAGCCTTGCTCTGAAAAAGGTGACCCACCTGAGATACAGCGAGGAGCCCGGATGCTGCCAATTCAGTGCCAATCCCTTCAAGAGCGAGTTGCTCGCGCAGGGCATCGGACGTCGTTCGCAACGCATTGGGGCGAATGGTCAGGGCAGGTTGAGCATTATTAAATTCACACAGAACGCGTGTTTCATCCACGCCGTAGCGTTTGATCCATTGCGCGACGAGCCATTGGGGATGTGATGTCATAATGGCGAGATATTCGACGGGATCACGATCAAAATCGGGAAAAACAACAGGCTTGCGATTCTCGGCCACCCCGCGCAACACGGCATTGACCAATTTCGCAATGGGATCCCCGAGAACGTGACGGGCGAGAATAACGGATTCAGAAACAACCGCATAAGATGGCACGCGGTCGAGATACTGGAGTTGATAAACACCGAGGCGCAGGAGATTGCGGAGTTTGGCGTGCTGTCTGGACAGGGGTTTTTTGAGATAGGGCGTCAAAATATGATCAATCCGCGCCTGAAAGGTCAGCGTACCCCGAACCAGATGTTGAAGCAAATCGCCGTCGGGATCGCGGATATGCTCGCGCTGCGCGTCGAGCAAACGGTCGAGATATGCGCCCCGTTCAACGCGGCAGAGTATATCCAATGCAATATGGCGCGGCGTTTTTGGCGCGGCAGACATTATTTACCCTCTCTAATGCCACTCATTCTACTTCCCGCTAAAAGCCACATTGTCAAAAATTAGAGTAGGCGTTTGCACGCTGGAAAAGATATTGGGATCATTGCCCACGGCGACGAGATTTTGCAACAAATCGAGAAAATTGCCAGCGATATTCATTTCCGATACCGCACCCATTTTCTGCCCGTTGGCAATGCGAAAGCCGCGAAAACCATAAGAAAAATCCCCAGTCGTCGTATCGGCATTGCCGCCGAGCCAGGACGTGACGTGAAAACCATCCTCAACCTCTGCAATCAGACCATTGAGACCCTTATCACCCGGCGCAAAAACGAGATTGGACGACGCTCCGGTCGTAGGCGCCCAACCGAGTTTGCGCCCGTAATACGTATCGACATAATACATTTGCAAGACGCCCTGATTGACGACGCACCTGCGCTTTGCCGAAATCCCCTCGCCATCGTAATGCCGAGATGCGAGACCGCGCACCATCAGAGGATCATCTGTCACCGACAGGAGCGAACTGGCAATTTGCGCGTCTTTTTTATCAGCGAGAAAAGACCGATTCTGCTGAATGCTGCGCGCCTGCAACGCCCCCCATATCGCGCCAATCAAACGCCCGCCAGCTTCGGGATCAACCACCATAGTCGCCCGCCCACTGGGTGCTTTTTCACTGCCCAATCGGGAAATCGCGCGGTCGAGACCCTCGCGCGCAACCGCCTCCGGATCGGGCAAATCCGACAAATGATGCGCCCGCACATAGCGATGATCTTCGGGACGCCCATGCGCGCCCTCTTTGAGCGTCACACTTGCGCCATAGCCTATCGAAGTCCCGCTCTGTATCCCCAAAAATCCATTTGAACTCACCCGAACCGACGTATTCCAGCCATAATAAACATTCGCGGTAGCACTCACCACACGGCCATCTGTATGGGTGATAGCATCCATCT
This region of Gemmatimonadota bacterium genomic DNA includes:
- a CDS encoding sulfatase-like hydrolase/transferase; this translates as FIEKHQDQPFALWVSFPDPHEPWLCPAEYAALFPPENIDLSPWRDGEFDEERAPERNRVLYQMLGMHRDPIEDVYGVMASYFGMVRFIDDALGQILDKLEALGLREQTIVVFCSDHGDFMGEHAMQCKGGVFYDSLTRVPLIVSWPGQVTAGVRDQSMANLIDVVPTLLQLQGLAQPHAMHGIPLPTVTAAAPRDATFSEYGSGGPLFTMSDLEKLPQPWGRKTLLDTLQWREAAGRCKMVRTREWKYVHDPMGDRDELYDLVADPGELVNVIDEEQHRDALAAMRLRLADWSINTEDARPVPLPDPRHYELA
- the rsmB gene encoding 16S rRNA (cytosine(967)-C(5))-methyltransferase RsmB — protein: MSAAPKTPRHIALDILCRVERGAYLDRLLDAQREHIRDPDGDLLQHLVRGTLTFQARIDHILTPYLKKPLSRQHAKLRNLLRLGVYQLQYLDRVPSYAVVSESVILARHVLGDPIAKLVNAVLRGVAENRKPVVFPDFDRDPVEYLAIMTSHPQWLVAQWIKRYGVDETRVLCEFNNAQPALTIRPNALRTTSDALREQLALEGIGTELAASGLLAVSQVGHLFQSKAYFDGLFSVQGTGAAMVVPLLDPQPGEAILDLCSAPGGKAIAMAERMKDRGFILAIDLYPRRLEMLKKNTHRLGVTCICPLAVDARYLAVNRLFDRVLVDVPCSSLGILNHHPDLRWRKFDIHGLTRLQRTLLDSAADYVRPGGVLVYSTCTLEPEENERVVEGFLSDHPGFQITHPYLQLLPHQTGNDGVFAVRLKRTTSQANS
- a CDS encoding TldD/PmbA family protein — encoded protein: MERELLQQAELAVDQARRAGANDAIARVRDENSTEYTYRDGNIEQVQQSATRGLSIQLYVNGRYSTHQTSDLRAASVARFIEDAVALTRHLAEDQHRVIPDAELYEDRPDNNLQSDDAVVRDLPREACIDWLKKMDAITHTDGRVVSATANVYYGWNTSVRVSSNGFLGIQSGTSIGYGASVTLKEGAHGRPEDHRYVRAHHLSDLPDPEAVAREGLDRAISRLGSEKAPSGRATMVVDPEAGGRLIGAIWGALQARSIQQNRSFLADKKDAQIASSLLSVTDDPLMVRGLASRHYDGEGISAKRRCVVNQGVLQMYYVDTYYGRKLGWAPTTGASSNLVFAPGDKGLNGLIAEVEDGFHVTSWLGGNADTTTGDFSYGFRGFRIANGQKMGAVSEMNIAGNFLDLLQNLVAVGNDPNIFSSVQTPTLIFDNVAFSGK